From Polynucleobacter difficilis, a single genomic window includes:
- the accB gene encoding acetyl-CoA carboxylase biotin carboxyl carrier protein, protein MDLRKLKTLIDLVSESGISELEVNEGEDRVRIVNTKLAQGQQSTAPITYAAAAPSPIAVTAPAPAAPTAAEHAAAEEATATAAGFVAKSPMVGTFYRAANPESPNFVNVGDTVTVGQTLCIIEAMKLLNEIESEKAGVVKQILCENGQGVEYDQPLFVIA, encoded by the coding sequence ATGGATCTGAGAAAACTAAAAACACTGATCGACTTGGTTTCTGAATCAGGCATTTCTGAGCTTGAAGTCAATGAAGGCGAAGACCGAGTTCGCATTGTGAACACGAAGTTAGCGCAAGGACAACAAAGTACTGCGCCAATAACGTATGCAGCTGCAGCGCCCTCCCCCATTGCGGTGACTGCGCCTGCACCTGCAGCACCGACTGCGGCCGAACATGCTGCTGCTGAAGAAGCGACAGCTACTGCGGCAGGATTTGTTGCTAAATCACCCATGGTTGGCACCTTTTACCGCGCAGCCAATCCGGAATCGCCCAATTTCGTGAATGTTGGCGACACCGTAACGGTAGGCCAAACCCTCTGCATCATTGAAGCGATGAAACTCCTCAATGAAATCGAATCTGAGAAGGCGGGCGTTGTTAAACAAATTTTGTGTGAGAACGGCCAGGGCGTTGAATACGATCAGCCTTTGTTTGTAATTGCTTAA
- the accC gene encoding acetyl-CoA carboxylase biotin carboxylase subunit: MFDKILIANRGEIALRIQRACRELGIKTVVVYSVADKEAKYVKLADEAVCIGPAPSPLSYLNMPAIISAAEVTDAEAIHPGYGFLSENADFAERVEKSGFAFIGPRPETIRLMGDKVSAKRAMIKAGVPCVPGSDGALPDNPKEIIAIAKKVGYPVIIKAAGGGGGRGMRVVHTEAALVNAVNMTREEAGRAFGNPEVYMEKFLEKPRHVEIQVLADTHGNAVWLGERDCSMQRRHQKIIEEAPAPGIDRRAIAKIGERCAEACRKMGYRGAGTFEFLYENGEFFFIEMNTRVQVEHPVTEMITGVDIVQEQIRIAAGLKLGFRQKDIVFQGHAIECRINAEDPFKFTPSPGRILSWHMPGGPGIRVDSHAYGGYMVPPNYDSMIGKLIAYGKTREQAIRRMRIALSEIVIDGITTNIPLHRELMLDPNFEEGGTSIHYLEHRLEEQAASRVKG; encoded by the coding sequence ATGTTCGATAAGATTCTGATTGCTAACCGCGGAGAAATTGCTCTTCGCATCCAGCGCGCGTGCCGCGAACTCGGCATTAAAACGGTGGTGGTGTATTCCGTTGCCGACAAAGAAGCCAAGTACGTGAAACTCGCTGATGAGGCGGTATGCATTGGGCCCGCCCCTTCGCCGCTGAGCTACCTCAATATGCCAGCCATCATTTCTGCAGCGGAGGTTACGGATGCAGAAGCCATCCACCCCGGCTATGGTTTTTTATCCGAGAATGCCGACTTTGCTGAGCGCGTTGAAAAATCCGGCTTTGCCTTTATTGGCCCGCGTCCTGAGACCATTCGCTTGATGGGTGACAAGGTGTCGGCCAAACGTGCCATGATTAAAGCGGGTGTTCCCTGCGTTCCAGGTTCCGACGGCGCACTGCCCGATAACCCAAAAGAAATTATTGCGATCGCTAAAAAAGTAGGTTATCCCGTCATCATCAAAGCAGCTGGCGGCGGCGGTGGTCGCGGCATGCGCGTCGTGCATACCGAAGCAGCTTTAGTTAACGCAGTCAATATGACGCGGGAAGAGGCGGGCCGTGCTTTTGGTAATCCCGAGGTCTACATGGAGAAGTTTTTAGAAAAGCCTCGCCATGTGGAAATTCAGGTTCTGGCCGACACCCACGGCAATGCTGTCTGGCTCGGTGAACGTGACTGCTCAATGCAGCGCCGCCATCAAAAGATCATTGAAGAAGCGCCAGCGCCCGGCATCGATCGTCGTGCGATTGCCAAAATTGGTGAGCGCTGCGCAGAAGCCTGTCGCAAAATGGGCTACCGCGGTGCAGGCACTTTTGAGTTTCTGTATGAGAACGGTGAGTTTTTCTTCATTGAGATGAATACCCGGGTTCAAGTCGAGCACCCCGTCACTGAAATGATTACGGGCGTTGATATTGTGCAAGAGCAAATTCGCATTGCGGCAGGACTCAAGCTCGGGTTTCGCCAAAAAGACATCGTATTTCAAGGGCATGCCATCGAGTGCCGCATCAATGCCGAAGATCCCTTCAAATTTACCCCCAGCCCAGGTCGTATTTTGTCGTGGCATATGCCAGGCGGTCCTGGCATCCGGGTTGATTCCCATGCCTATGGTGGCTACATGGTGCCGCCCAACTACGATTCCATGATTGGTAAATTGATTGCCTATGGCAAGACCCGCGAGCAGGCAATCCGTCGCATGCGCATTGCCCTCTCGGAAATTGTGATCGATGGCATCACTACCAATATTCCACTGCACCGCGAACTCATGCTCGACCCCAACTTTGAAGAAGGTGGCACGAGCATTCATTACCTCGAACATCGACTGGAAGAGCAAGCTGCCAGCCGAGTGAAGGGGTAG
- a CDS encoding DUF3426 domain-containing protein, whose translation MVFARLSKLALIFVLVCVLSFLALHFTRDRLLPFAAPQIDQTPSALHLETFATLLRVDQMLCESLSCTEGAIRDFSAWKITSSALGMQTAQQASKAPANPSVLEVEVQNRLMMPIALPHLELTLTDTDESAVQLIVFTPEEWLPASWRESHTQFERNGAPGGESIRSLIPLQLPSNAAGYRVRLFYP comes from the coding sequence GTGGTTTTTGCCCGGCTCTCCAAGTTGGCGCTGATTTTTGTTCTGGTTTGTGTCCTTAGCTTTCTCGCCCTGCACTTCACTCGCGATCGTTTGCTACCATTTGCTGCGCCGCAGATCGATCAAACACCATCGGCGCTCCATTTAGAAACGTTTGCTACTTTACTGCGCGTTGATCAAATGCTGTGTGAGTCATTAAGCTGCACAGAAGGGGCTATACGCGATTTTTCTGCGTGGAAGATCACATCGAGTGCGCTCGGCATGCAAACTGCGCAGCAAGCTTCTAAAGCGCCTGCAAATCCATCTGTTCTCGAAGTAGAGGTACAAAATCGATTGATGATGCCAATTGCACTCCCGCATTTGGAGTTAACCCTCACCGATACCGATGAATCTGCCGTGCAATTGATTGTGTTTACGCCAGAAGAGTGGTTGCCGGCATCGTGGCGAGAATCCCATACCCAGTTTGAACGCAACGGCGCTCCCGGCGGAGAAAGTATCCGCTCCCTCATTCCACTGCAATTACCCAGCAATGCTGCCGGCTATCGTGTGCGGCTTTTTTATCCCTAA
- a CDS encoding carbohydrate kinase family protein: protein MASLICGSIAYDTIMNFEGRFQDQILPDQIHILNVAFLVPSMRREFGGCAGNIAYNLKLLHGEPVIMATVGGDATPYLDRLKDLQIDTGHIRTLEGAFTAQAMITTDLSNNQITAFHPGAMNESHLNQVSDVAAARSQKKSAPITLAIVAPDGRAGMWEHCHQLAEAQIPFIFDPGQGLPMFDGPELLELTELASYLAVNDYEGEMLSKRTGLSLAQLGERVKALIVTKGAEGAQIYTGGKSISIPPVKAAQLIDPTGCGDAFRGGLLFGLENGMDWETTGRLASLMGSIKIAHQGPQNHQLSLDQIKDQFKTAFGFGF, encoded by the coding sequence ATGGCTAGCCTTATTTGCGGTTCCATCGCCTACGACACCATCATGAATTTTGAAGGCCGCTTTCAGGATCAAATCCTGCCAGACCAAATTCATATTCTGAATGTTGCCTTTTTAGTGCCGAGTATGCGGCGGGAATTCGGAGGCTGTGCTGGCAACATTGCCTACAACCTCAAGTTACTCCACGGTGAGCCCGTCATTATGGCAACGGTGGGAGGCGACGCTACGCCCTACCTTGATCGCCTCAAAGACTTGCAAATTGATACCGGCCATATTCGCACCCTCGAGGGTGCATTTACCGCACAGGCGATGATCACCACCGATCTCTCGAATAATCAGATTACGGCCTTTCACCCTGGCGCCATGAATGAATCGCACCTCAATCAGGTCAGCGATGTCGCGGCTGCACGCAGTCAGAAGAAAAGTGCACCGATTACGTTGGCGATTGTTGCGCCCGATGGTCGTGCTGGTATGTGGGAGCACTGCCATCAACTGGCAGAGGCACAGATTCCATTCATTTTTGATCCAGGTCAGGGTTTACCCATGTTCGATGGTCCTGAGCTTTTAGAGCTCACTGAACTGGCAAGCTATTTGGCAGTCAATGACTATGAAGGTGAAATGCTCTCCAAGCGGACTGGCTTATCGCTTGCGCAATTGGGTGAACGCGTCAAAGCCCTGATCGTCACCAAAGGTGCAGAAGGCGCGCAGATTTATACGGGCGGTAAATCGATTTCCATTCCGCCGGTCAAAGCCGCACAACTCATTGATCCAACCGGATGTGGCGACGCCTTTCGGGGCGGACTCCTGTTTGGTTTGGAAAACGGCATGGACTGGGAGACAACCGGTCGCCTTGCCAGCCTAATGGGCTCGATCAAAATTGCCCATCAAGGTCCACAAAACCACCAATTGAGCCTAGATCAGATTAAAGATCAATTCAAAACGGCGTTTGGATTTGGGTTTTAA
- a CDS encoding TlpA family protein disulfide reductase produces the protein MNRRQMGIITGMSLGALAAGLITASWIYRDGTASDESVAALLANPWMKPDNTPVNTAEWQNRVLVVNFWASWCPPCVEEMPALSNLQDEFAAKNVLFVGIGIDTPSNIRQFLETTLVSYPIVMGGLQGSKIGKALGNTQGALPYTVVINAKGKVTNTKLGKISEDELRKQIKAAI, from the coding sequence ATGAACCGAAGACAAATGGGAATCATCACCGGAATGAGCTTGGGCGCCCTTGCTGCAGGCCTCATCACCGCAAGCTGGATTTACCGAGACGGCACTGCGAGCGACGAGTCGGTTGCCGCGCTGCTTGCCAATCCCTGGATGAAACCCGACAACACGCCAGTCAATACCGCCGAATGGCAAAACCGGGTGTTGGTAGTGAACTTTTGGGCGTCGTGGTGCCCGCCGTGTGTCGAAGAAATGCCCGCTTTGAGCAATCTTCAGGATGAGTTTGCAGCAAAAAATGTCTTATTTGTTGGTATCGGTATCGATACACCATCGAACATACGTCAATTTCTGGAAACTACCCTAGTTTCCTATCCCATTGTCATGGGTGGATTGCAGGGCAGTAAAATTGGCAAGGCCTTAGGCAATACGCAAGGCGCCCTTCCCTATACTGTCGTCATCAATGCCAAAGGCAAGGTGACCAATACGAAATTAGGGAAAATAAGCGAAGATGAGCTCAGAAAACAGATAAAAGCTGCAATTTAA
- the fabG gene encoding 3-oxoacyl-ACP reductase FabG, producing the protein MPARLQDKVAIITGAAKGIGLATAIRFAEEGAKVMLADINQAELEKCAAQIPNAEAYAMNVTDRDSIQAAVDAIMKKHGRIDILINNAGITQDARLVKMTEMQFDVVIDVNLKGVFNCTQLVVPHMLEAKRGAIVNASSVVGLYGNFGQTNYSATKFGVIGFTKTWARELGPKGIRVNAVCPGFVGTEMVMAMPSAILEDIAKRTWMGRLGTPNEIANVYVFLASDEASYINGSTLEVSGGISL; encoded by the coding sequence ATGCCAGCACGATTACAAGATAAGGTTGCGATCATCACCGGGGCGGCCAAAGGGATTGGTTTGGCTACAGCGATTCGCTTTGCCGAGGAGGGCGCCAAAGTCATGCTGGCCGACATCAATCAGGCTGAGCTGGAAAAGTGTGCCGCGCAGATTCCGAATGCGGAGGCGTATGCCATGAATGTGACGGACCGGGACAGCATTCAGGCTGCAGTCGATGCCATCATGAAAAAGCATGGTCGCATTGACATCTTAATTAATAACGCGGGCATTACGCAGGATGCGCGGCTCGTGAAGATGACCGAAATGCAATTCGATGTGGTGATTGATGTCAATCTCAAAGGCGTTTTTAATTGCACCCAATTAGTGGTGCCGCACATGCTGGAAGCTAAACGCGGTGCTATTGTCAATGCCTCCAGCGTGGTGGGCTTATACGGTAACTTTGGTCAGACCAATTATTCTGCAACCAAATTTGGCGTGATTGGTTTTACTAAAACGTGGGCACGCGAGCTCGGTCCGAAAGGCATTCGAGTCAATGCCGTTTGCCCTGGTTTTGTGGGCACTGAAATGGTGATGGCAATGCCAAGCGCCATTTTGGAAGACATTGCGAAACGCACATGGATGGGGCGCCTTGGCACTCCTAACGAAATCGCCAATGTGTATGTATTTTTAGCTAGCGATGAAGCTAGCTACATCAATGGCAGCACCCTCGAAGTTAGCGGCGGGATCTCCCTTTAA
- a CDS encoding ribonucleotide-diphosphate reductase subunit beta produces the protein MLNWEEEVAPALAKVGLAPQPAVQPQKAPQPDQVAIAPQAAAPAPAQAANVSGGAAMRVNAADKRVINAKTDVNQLVPFKYKWAWEKYLAGCANHWMPQEINMNRDIALWKDPNGLTEDERRIIKRNLGFFTTADSLAANNIVLGTYRHITAPECRQYLLRQAFEEAIHTHAYQYIVESLGLDQSEIFNAYNEIESIRAKDQFLIPYIDVLTDPNFKTGTLENDQKLLRSLIVFACVMEGLFFYVGFTQILAMGRQNKMTGAAEQYQYILRDESMHCNFGIDLINQIKLENPQLWTSAFKEEIRGIFEQAVELEYRYAEDTMPRGVLGLNAPMFKGYLRYICNRRCMQIGLDAMFPNEENPFPWMSEMIDLKKERNFFETRVIEYQTGGALNWE, from the coding sequence ATGTTGAATTGGGAAGAAGAAGTGGCGCCAGCACTGGCTAAAGTCGGTTTAGCGCCGCAGCCAGCAGTACAGCCACAGAAAGCACCGCAGCCGGATCAGGTTGCAATTGCGCCCCAAGCGGCCGCACCTGCGCCAGCACAGGCTGCTAATGTATCCGGCGGCGCAGCCATGCGTGTCAATGCGGCGGATAAGCGTGTGATTAATGCGAAGACTGATGTAAATCAGCTGGTTCCATTTAAATATAAGTGGGCCTGGGAGAAGTATTTGGCGGGTTGCGCAAACCACTGGATGCCACAAGAGATCAATATGAACCGCGATATCGCCCTTTGGAAAGATCCAAACGGCTTGACGGAAGACGAGCGTCGCATCATTAAGCGCAACTTGGGCTTCTTTACAACCGCAGATTCGTTGGCCGCAAACAATATTGTTTTGGGTACGTATCGTCACATTACTGCTCCAGAGTGCCGCCAATACCTATTGCGTCAGGCTTTCGAGGAGGCAATTCATACCCACGCCTACCAATATATTGTGGAATCGTTAGGCTTAGACCAGTCTGAAATCTTTAATGCGTACAACGAGATTGAGTCCATTCGCGCTAAAGACCAGTTCTTAATTCCATACATTGACGTACTCACGGATCCCAACTTTAAGACCGGCACATTAGAAAACGATCAAAAGTTACTGCGTTCGCTGATCGTTTTTGCCTGCGTAATGGAAGGTTTATTCTTTTATGTTGGTTTTACGCAAATCCTTGCAATGGGTCGCCAAAACAAAATGACGGGTGCTGCTGAGCAGTATCAATACATCTTGCGTGATGAGTCCATGCACTGCAATTTTGGTATCGACTTGATTAACCAAATCAAGCTGGAGAACCCGCAGTTATGGACTTCCGCGTTCAAAGAAGAGATCCGCGGCATCTTCGAACAAGCAGTCGAATTAGAGTACCGTTATGCCGAAGATACGATGCCCCGGGGTGTCCTCGGATTGAACGCGCCGATGTTCAAAGGCTACCTCCGATACATCTGTAATCGTCGGTGTATGCAAATAGGACTTGACGCAATGTTCCCAAATGAAGAGAATCCATTTCCATGGATGTCAGAAATGATCGATCTGAAGAAAGAACGAAACTTTTTTGAGACACGCGTTATTGAGTATCAAACTGGTGGTGCGCTGAACTGGGAGTAA
- a CDS encoding ribonuclease catalytic domain-containing protein — translation MAAPSKLAAGSPFNMHLLYEEGGDIKAATVQSTTGEGDAQSWQATGLSGKKLKLKAKEVWLRFEKPDAQSMMDEANTLAAEIDLQLLWDCAPEGEFAFTDIASEYFGGQASAAQQAALAIALQSAPVYFRRKQRGRFMRAPKEQLDAGIAALERKQRELEQQSQWQAELVAGRFPEGLVSQAKQLLFNPDKNTLAYKAFLAACNETGESPPQLMMRCGALESPLAYHQGMFLKANFPNGAGHHADAAISDAIYDAAIAALPTAAVQAFSIDDAATTEIDDALSVTALPDGAHRIGVHISAPGLVINKDDSLDQVARARMSTVYMPGDKITMLPDAVIARFSLDTGSARPAVSIYVDVDAEGDLIDHSAQTRIELVPIAANLRLEHLEESVNRFADPEYVAKTDNAFAFQHELLILWRAAQKLHAKRQEQRAKNGLRVEQLGVVDPNALQRDFQFQISQVDGVEQVEIHPRSRGSVLDTIVAEWMIYCNSTWGQWLADQGLPALFRTQKGWGPQRTRMQTTPAPHEGLGLEYYAWCTSPLRRYSDLVNQWQLIALAKHGVTAKMVAPFQPRDASLMGIAADFETCYQSYAEYQDRMEKYWCLRWLAQEPLPRSVFARHLKEGMSRLEDVPLHLPIPELASHPRMTRAEIAILETDLLQLSASVRVNQIEKSESAASEMDSSELDAPETEPSLADPAPVGDTPIS, via the coding sequence ATGGCAGCACCCTCGAAGTTAGCGGCGGGATCTCCCTTTAATATGCACCTTCTTTATGAGGAAGGCGGCGACATTAAAGCCGCTACCGTGCAATCGACCACGGGGGAGGGCGATGCCCAGTCATGGCAGGCAACGGGTCTATCTGGCAAAAAGCTCAAGCTAAAAGCCAAAGAAGTTTGGCTGCGCTTTGAAAAGCCCGATGCCCAAAGCATGATGGACGAGGCCAATACCTTGGCTGCTGAGATTGATTTGCAATTGCTATGGGATTGCGCCCCCGAAGGCGAGTTTGCGTTTACCGACATCGCTTCAGAGTATTTTGGTGGCCAGGCTAGCGCGGCTCAACAAGCAGCATTGGCGATTGCTTTGCAATCGGCGCCCGTTTATTTTCGGCGTAAGCAGCGCGGCCGATTTATGCGCGCACCCAAAGAGCAACTTGATGCAGGTATTGCGGCCCTCGAGCGCAAACAGCGTGAACTGGAGCAGCAGAGTCAATGGCAAGCGGAATTAGTTGCAGGGCGCTTTCCGGAAGGCTTGGTATCGCAAGCCAAGCAACTTCTCTTTAATCCCGATAAAAATACCCTAGCCTATAAGGCATTTTTGGCAGCCTGCAATGAGACCGGTGAATCGCCGCCGCAACTCATGATGCGTTGTGGCGCTTTGGAGTCGCCACTGGCTTACCACCAAGGGATGTTTTTAAAGGCGAACTTTCCGAACGGTGCAGGCCACCATGCCGATGCGGCAATTTCCGATGCTATTTATGATGCAGCGATTGCAGCATTACCGACTGCTGCAGTACAGGCCTTTTCGATTGATGATGCCGCTACTACCGAAATTGATGATGCGCTGTCGGTCACGGCCTTGCCTGATGGAGCTCACCGGATTGGCGTGCACATCTCTGCCCCGGGGCTCGTGATCAACAAGGATGATTCGCTGGATCAGGTGGCGCGGGCGCGTATGTCAACGGTCTATATGCCAGGTGACAAGATTACGATGTTGCCCGATGCGGTGATTGCGCGTTTTTCTTTGGATACGGGTAGTGCCAGGCCGGCAGTATCGATTTATGTGGATGTGGATGCGGAAGGCGATTTAATCGACCACTCCGCCCAAACCCGAATTGAATTGGTGCCGATTGCCGCCAACTTACGTTTAGAGCATTTAGAAGAATCCGTTAATCGGTTTGCCGATCCAGAATACGTCGCCAAGACGGACAATGCCTTTGCGTTTCAACATGAATTACTGATTCTTTGGCGCGCAGCACAAAAATTGCATGCGAAGCGCCAGGAGCAACGGGCAAAAAATGGCTTGCGTGTCGAGCAGCTCGGTGTTGTCGATCCCAATGCCTTGCAACGCGATTTTCAGTTTCAGATTAGCCAAGTCGATGGTGTAGAACAGGTTGAGATTCATCCGCGATCACGGGGTTCGGTGCTGGATACCATCGTCGCCGAGTGGATGATTTATTGCAACAGTACTTGGGGGCAGTGGTTAGCGGATCAGGGTTTACCGGCCCTGTTTCGAACCCAGAAAGGCTGGGGCCCACAACGGACACGCATGCAAACCACACCAGCGCCGCACGAAGGCTTAGGTTTGGAGTATTACGCTTGGTGCACTTCCCCATTGCGGCGCTATTCGGATTTAGTTAATCAGTGGCAATTGATTGCTTTGGCCAAGCATGGCGTCACGGCAAAAATGGTGGCGCCGTTTCAGCCGCGTGATGCCAGCCTGATGGGGATTGCTGCTGATTTTGAAACCTGCTATCAGTCCTATGCCGAGTACCAAGATCGCATGGAGAAATACTGGTGTTTGCGTTGGTTAGCGCAGGAGCCGCTCCCACGCAGCGTATTTGCGCGCCACCTCAAGGAGGGGATGAGTCGCCTAGAGGATGTGCCCTTGCATTTGCCGATACCGGAACTTGCGTCGCATCCCCGCATGACGCGCGCCGAGATTGCTATTTTAGAAACCGATCTATTGCAACTGAGCGCCAGCGTACGCGTCAATCAGATTGAAAAATCAGAGTCCGCTGCATCAGAAATGGATTCGTCAGAATTGGATGCACCGGAAACGGAGCCGTCATTGGCGGATCCAGCTCCTGTAGGCGATACGCCGATTTCGTGA
- the mpl gene encoding UDP-N-acetylmuramate:L-alanyl-gamma-D-glutamyl-meso-diaminopimelate ligase: MHIHILGICGTFMGGIAAIARQAGHRVTGCDANVYPPMSTQLEAQGIELIEGYSSDQLSQLGSKPDLFVIGNVVSRGNPLMEAILNQGLPYVSGPQWLGEQVLYGRHVLAVAGTHGKTTTSAMLAWILEFNGKEPGYLIGGVPLNFTVSARLGKSPYFVIEADEYDTAFFDKRSKFVHYRPRTALLNNLEFDHADIFTDLAAIETQFHHLVRTVPSEGCLVVNGAEASLERVLERGTWSPVARFGMEAHNTWSMQPHPNDDFTVVHEGKEVATVCWAPDSGVMGRHNQLNALAAIAAAQHIGISPRDAASALAQFKNVKRRLETVGQHNGITIYDDFAHHPTAITTTLDGLRRRVGRGRILAVLEPRSNTMKLGIMKAQLPASLEAADRIYAYGAASGKESLGWNLPEVLSPLNQVQPGRANAFDDLEALVSAVAKEARPGDHILVMSNGGFGGVHQKLLQAMLAAAN, translated from the coding sequence ATGCATATACACATCTTGGGCATTTGCGGCACCTTTATGGGCGGCATCGCTGCCATCGCACGGCAGGCCGGCCACCGCGTAACGGGATGCGATGCCAATGTGTATCCGCCCATGAGTACCCAGCTCGAAGCCCAAGGTATTGAGCTTATCGAAGGATACTCTAGCGACCAATTATCGCAACTGGGTAGCAAGCCAGATTTATTTGTTATCGGCAATGTGGTCTCGCGCGGCAATCCTCTGATGGAAGCGATTCTTAACCAAGGCTTACCGTATGTTTCCGGCCCGCAGTGGCTGGGTGAGCAAGTGCTGTACGGTCGCCATGTTCTGGCGGTGGCGGGTACCCACGGCAAAACCACTACCTCAGCGATGCTGGCTTGGATTTTGGAATTCAATGGCAAAGAGCCGGGTTATTTAATCGGCGGAGTGCCGCTGAATTTCACGGTCTCAGCACGGCTGGGTAAAAGCCCCTACTTTGTAATTGAGGCCGATGAATACGACACTGCGTTTTTTGATAAGCGCAGTAAGTTTGTGCATTACCGGCCACGTACTGCCCTCCTCAATAATTTAGAGTTTGATCACGCCGATATTTTTACTGATCTTGCTGCGATCGAAACACAGTTTCATCATTTAGTACGAACGGTACCAAGCGAAGGATGTTTGGTGGTCAATGGTGCTGAAGCCTCCCTGGAGAGGGTGCTTGAGCGCGGCACCTGGTCGCCAGTAGCACGCTTTGGCATGGAGGCCCATAACACCTGGTCAATGCAGCCGCACCCCAATGATGATTTCACAGTAGTGCACGAAGGCAAAGAAGTGGCTACGGTTTGCTGGGCCCCGGACTCGGGCGTGATGGGTCGCCATAATCAACTCAATGCCCTGGCCGCCATTGCAGCAGCCCAGCACATTGGCATTAGTCCACGCGATGCAGCCAGTGCCTTAGCCCAATTTAAAAATGTAAAACGCCGCTTAGAAACGGTTGGCCAGCATAATGGCATCACGATCTACGATGACTTTGCACACCACCCCACGGCAATTACCACCACGCTCGATGGCTTGCGCCGCCGCGTAGGCAGGGGCCGAATTTTGGCGGTGTTAGAACCGAGATCAAACACCATGAAGCTGGGCATCATGAAGGCTCAGTTGCCTGCAAGCTTAGAGGCAGCCGATCGCATTTATGCCTATGGTGCTGCCAGTGGCAAAGAGTCTTTGGGTTGGAATTTGCCGGAAGTGCTGAGCCCCTTAAATCAGGTTCAGCCGGGCCGCGCAAATGCATTTGATGATTTAGAAGCGCTGGTGAGCGCTGTCGCAAAAGAAGCCAGACCAGGCGATCACATATTAGTAATGAGTAATGGCGGCTTTGGTGGCGTGCATCAAAAATTACTGCAGGCCATGCTTGCAGCAGCAAACTAA
- the aroQ gene encoding type II 3-dehydroquinate dehydratase, whose translation MSKNRSVLVIQGPNLNLLGSREPQVYGHTTLSDIHQGLETQAKEAGILINTFQSNHEGELIDCIQKAKQDGVDFIIINPGGFTHTSVALRDALAGVAIPFIEVHLSNIHQREEFRKHSYLSDIAKGVICGLGPIGYTLALQAASQQLK comes from the coding sequence ATGTCAAAAAACCGGTCAGTTTTAGTTATTCAAGGTCCTAACCTCAATCTATTGGGTAGCCGCGAGCCACAGGTTTATGGTCACACCACCCTCAGTGACATCCACCAAGGTCTGGAAACCCAGGCAAAAGAAGCCGGGATACTAATCAATACCTTTCAAAGCAACCATGAAGGCGAGTTAATTGACTGCATTCAGAAGGCAAAACAGGATGGGGTTGATTTCATCATCATCAATCCGGGTGGCTTTACCCACACTAGCGTTGCCCTGCGGGATGCCTTGGCGGGTGTTGCTATTCCCTTCATTGAAGTGCATCTATCCAATATTCACCAACGCGAAGAATTTCGTAAGCACTCGTATTTGTCCGACATTGCCAAAGGTGTCATTTGCGGACTAGGCCCAATCGGCTATACGCTAGCATTGCAAGCAGCCAGTCAGCAACTCAAATAA